A DNA window from Candidatus Thermoplasmatota archaeon contains the following coding sequences:
- a CDS encoding winged helix-turn-helix transcriptional regulator — MNLLRNKNLSTQILILYELHTNAYSKLKPLAIKLGITQQAVSEYIRKMKQQNLICREERHYKPTIQGVALLHEELSSLKQFADTSIKNLSLITHCIALAAAPLKKGQQVGLYMDDGWLWAHPQKNSPSTGIALTSADTHDPAVIGNLKGILDHTIGDIYLFQLQQPTPSTTTQPSLKRMKQQLQRIPVDLIACLDPVAYSICRKIGVKPEIQYSAAAASIDAAQRGRSVAVFGSKDSIQNTLRLLEQHNDASTQKINYNLILIQ; from the coding sequence ATGAATCTTCTCAGAAACAAAAATCTCTCCACCCAAATCCTCATCCTCTATGAACTCCACACCAACGCCTACTCAAAACTCAAACCACTTGCAATAAAACTTGGTATCACCCAACAAGCAGTCTCTGAGTACATACGAAAAATGAAACAACAAAATCTTATCTGCCGAGAAGAACGACACTACAAACCAACGATCCAAGGTGTAGCATTACTCCATGAAGAACTCTCGTCCTTGAAACAATTCGCTGATACATCGATCAAAAACCTCAGTCTCATCACACACTGCATTGCACTCGCAGCAGCTCCACTCAAAAAAGGGCAACAGGTTGGTCTCTACATGGACGATGGTTGGCTCTGGGCACATCCTCAAAAAAACTCACCATCAACAGGTATAGCGCTCACATCCGCAGATACCCACGATCCTGCCGTTATTGGAAACCTGAAAGGAATTCTTGATCATACCATCGGCGATATCTATCTTTTCCAACTCCAACAACCAACACCATCAACAACCACACAACCCTCACTGAAACGCATGAAACAACAACTCCAACGAATCCCAGTTGACCTTATCGCCTGCCTCGACCCGGTCGCCTATAGCATCTGCAGGAAAATTGGCGTCAAACCAGAAATCCAATACAGCGCAGCCGCAGCCAGCATTGACGCTGCACAACGCGGAAGGTCGGTTGCAGTGTTCGGTTCAAAAGACAGCATCCAAAACACACTCCGCCTGCTTGAACAACACAATGATGCTTCAACCCAAAAAATCAACTACAACCTCATCCTCATCCAGTAA
- a CDS encoding triple tyrosine motif-containing protein, whose amino-acid sequence MSTNRDIHFKKIGVFLIFSMLCAFSFGTYWYIEHARSSSRQCHDSAGFSVDTDDEPPIEDRIPPHTMLCSAPAASTADGQVLFVWTGSDDTAPVSDLLFSYRLVPILNSWSSWTKNTSVIFSDLEPGVYLFQIRAKDRCGNIEPTPVNYSFSVGASKAEGNSTQGNNQSRFSTYYYSWFVDTKYLPFYGSFFVSKKTPWEKTITISDHNINTLTITLSWQDDCSSRFSRLSRDMLLFEVYASNSSCVFSQVSYGSGRIVFSVHDLIHPPENGVLTAGSTNEALRILSSIKQETWVNDPITLRVSCRVRDLRPLVRLFHEKGNDFVVNISYSLYAPKIVEQDTIPPETTIVQKPKTVSTERTLWFTWQGTDDFTKSSDLVFQHRLEGYTKGWSSWSNEITAIYYDVPVGSYVFTVRCRDAAGNIDPTPAVYAFEIIPQNTVDDSTPPETILLTGPEGVVQTGTVSFSWSGSDDQTSQQDLMYSFLLHNYSASWSSWSRDTHVTFHDVPDGRYLFEVRSRDHAGNIDPTPAQRAFEIRQGSVNRFASKVIAFEPGLFGSSSAVKSLGGPRGKGATAGATDVVTLGLKGSITLGFEVVITDQVGYDFIVFENPFYIGSTGFVFAELVYVEVSSDGVNFARFPGVSRTCQPVPPYMGILPENCTNFAGIRPVYANVDENTIDPFDPTSAGGDAFDLAVLRNHPLVQAGVVDLERICFIRLIDVHGDGTEYDTAGNPIYDPTGGGINGADIDAVAVIHFLKE is encoded by the coding sequence ATGAGTACAAACAGAGATATTCACTTCAAAAAAATTGGGGTTTTTCTTATTTTTAGTATGCTGTGTGCTTTTAGTTTTGGCACATATTGGTATATTGAACATGCTCGTTCATCATCACGTCAATGTCATGATTCTGCTGGTTTTTCCGTGGATACAGATGATGAACCCCCCATTGAGGATCGAATACCGCCCCACACTATGCTGTGTTCAGCTCCAGCAGCAAGTACTGCAGATGGGCAGGTCTTGTTTGTCTGGACGGGGAGTGATGATACAGCTCCTGTTTCAGATCTTTTGTTTTCTTATAGATTGGTCCCCATATTGAATTCGTGGTCGTCTTGGACAAAGAATACGTCTGTTATTTTTTCTGATTTAGAACCAGGTGTCTATCTTTTTCAGATCCGTGCAAAGGATCGGTGTGGAAATATTGAACCGACACCAGTGAATTATTCATTTTCGGTAGGAGCATCAAAAGCAGAGGGAAACAGTACGCAGGGTAACAATCAGAGCCGTTTTTCGACCTATTACTATTCATGGTTTGTGGATACAAAATATCTTCCGTTCTATGGTTCTTTTTTTGTGTCTAAAAAAACACCGTGGGAGAAAACCATTACGATCAGCGATCACAATATCAATACTCTGACAATTACGCTTTCATGGCAGGATGATTGTTCCTCTCGTTTTTCCCGGTTGAGCAGAGATATGTTACTTTTTGAAGTATATGCATCAAATTCATCCTGTGTTTTTTCACAGGTATCATATGGTTCAGGAAGGATTGTTTTTTCAGTCCATGATTTGATACATCCGCCGGAAAACGGTGTTCTTACCGCTGGTTCAACTAACGAGGCATTACGTATACTTTCGAGTATCAAACAGGAAACATGGGTGAATGATCCAATAACCCTTCGGGTTTCATGTCGCGTACGAGACCTTCGTCCCTTGGTACGGTTGTTTCACGAAAAAGGCAATGACTTCGTTGTAAACATTAGTTATTCTTTGTATGCTCCTAAGATTGTAGAACAGGATACGATACCTCCGGAAACAACTATTGTTCAGAAACCGAAGACGGTGTCGACGGAACGTACCCTTTGGTTCACCTGGCAGGGAACCGATGATTTTACCAAGTCTTCTGATTTGGTGTTTCAACATCGCTTAGAAGGGTATACAAAAGGATGGTCGTCATGGTCAAATGAAATCACCGCCATATACTACGATGTACCTGTTGGTTCGTATGTGTTTACGGTTCGCTGTCGGGATGCTGCAGGTAATATTGATCCAACTCCGGCAGTCTATGCGTTTGAGATTATCCCTCAGAATACGGTAGATGATTCAACCCCGCCAGAAACTATTCTTCTTACTGGACCTGAAGGTGTTGTTCAAACCGGTACGGTTTCTTTTTCGTGGAGTGGATCTGATGATCAGACATCGCAGCAGGATTTGATGTATTCGTTTCTGCTGCATAATTATTCAGCATCGTGGTCTTCGTGGAGTCGCGATACACACGTGACGTTTCATGATGTTCCGGATGGTAGGTATCTATTTGAAGTTCGGAGTCGTGACCATGCAGGTAATATTGATCCAACTCCTGCTCAGAGAGCATTTGAGATCCGTCAAGGGTCGGTGAATCGATTTGCATCAAAGGTTATCGCGTTTGAACCGGGGCTGTTTGGGAGTAGCAGTGCGGTGAAAAGTCTTGGAGGTCCCAGGGGAAAAGGTGCAACTGCTGGTGCCACCGATGTGGTCACCCTTGGTTTGAAAGGTAGTATAACGCTTGGTTTTGAGGTGGTGATTACTGATCAGGTAGGATATGATTTCATTGTCTTTGAAAACCCGTTTTATATTGGCAGTACTGGTTTTGTGTTTGCTGAGCTTGTCTATGTTGAGGTGAGTTCTGATGGGGTGAATTTTGCACGATTTCCAGGTGTTTCTAGGACGTGTCAACCAGTTCCACCATACATGGGGATTTTACCAGAGAATTGTACGAATTTTGCAGGGATACGACCAGTGTATGCAAATGTTGATGAAAATACGATTGACCCGTTTGATCCGACGAGTGCTGGTGGTGATGCGTTTGATTTAGCAGTGCTTAGGAATCATCCGTTGGTTCAAGCAGGTGTTGTTGATCTTGAACGTATTTGTTTCATTCGGCTAATCGATGTTCATGGTGATGGTACTGAGTATGATACAGCAGGTAATCCAATTTATGATCCAACTGGCGGAGGAATCAATGGGGCAGATATTGATGCGGTTGCCGTGATTCATTTTTTAAAAGAATGA
- a CDS encoding DUF4430 domain-containing protein, whose translation MGNYTQKNQKERFFAVVVFGAIFIVVLALSRTLFVPQVGTTIEMSGTVEVVATVHFGEQELFHKQVSIDSPTNAMQVLYRTAVVETSYGGGFVTGINNISSTFSHSEETPKDWFYYVNGVLSPVGAVQYTVVPGDVIRWDFHSWSDTRSVTAVIADFPKPFLQGFQGKKIPTTIVYEAGFEQQASQIQTLLGQYGVHAACVRTDQISSDVQAAQNLILLGTYASHPLIQEINNHTERLGIFVEWDGCFLQIFDARGNQKLQYESGGVIAAMQNFWNPKGSLHGENVVWIVAGVSFDDVEHAVQILMQQPLLVKNCASVVVRGNSVIRVP comes from the coding sequence ATGGGGAATTATACTCAAAAAAATCAAAAAGAACGGTTTTTTGCTGTGGTTGTTTTTGGAGCGATTTTTATCGTCGTTTTAGCGTTGAGTAGAACTCTGTTTGTTCCGCAGGTTGGAACAACGATTGAAATGAGTGGTACAGTTGAGGTTGTTGCAACCGTACATTTTGGTGAACAGGAGTTATTTCACAAGCAAGTATCGATTGACTCGCCAACAAACGCGATGCAGGTACTCTACCGGACGGCGGTGGTAGAAACAAGCTACGGTGGCGGTTTTGTAACTGGTATTAATAATATTTCATCTACGTTTTCGCATAGTGAAGAAACACCTAAGGATTGGTTTTATTATGTAAATGGGGTGTTGTCACCAGTTGGTGCAGTGCAGTATACGGTTGTTCCTGGTGATGTAATTCGATGGGATTTTCATTCATGGAGTGACACTCGGAGTGTTACTGCGGTTATTGCTGATTTTCCAAAACCTTTTCTCCAGGGTTTTCAGGGGAAGAAAATTCCTACAACAATTGTCTATGAAGCTGGTTTTGAACAGCAGGCATCTCAAATTCAGACGCTCCTTGGACAATATGGTGTACACGCTGCATGCGTTCGTACGGATCAGATTTCCTCTGACGTTCAAGCAGCACAGAATCTGATTCTTCTTGGGACGTATGCATCTCATCCTCTCATTCAAGAGATAAACAATCATACTGAAAGACTCGGGATTTTTGTAGAATGGGATGGCTGTTTTCTTCAAATTTTTGATGCGCGTGGGAATCAGAAGTTGCAGTATGAGTCTGGGGGTGTGATTGCTGCGATGCAGAATTTTTGGAATCCAAAAGGTTCGCTTCATGGTGAAAATGTGGTGTGGATCGTTGCTGGTGTTTCTTTTGATGATGTGGAACATGCAGTTCAGATTCTGATGCAACAGCCCTTGTTGGTGAAGAATTGTGCAAGTGTTGTCGTACGAGGTAATAGTGTTATTCGGGTGCCGTAG
- a CDS encoding energy-coupling factor transporter transmembrane component T yields the protein MQSLFCDKKTPIHRLHSLCKLLWVCGVFLGSLVLNDPVLLLVLFLSTIPFFVVGQIVHEWFVFLQFALYFSLLIFLINSLVSQHGSTILFQSPWSSYSFSITLESVVFSVMMCLRLFATISAFALLTLTVDSDSLLNTFRLLRFPEKTVFTTSLSLRFMPLLFHDLELLQQSLQTRGYSLQHSKRFFTRIRRQMILVIPLLTNALDRAIQSAEAMEARGFGSSGKKTVFNKKKITTVDVFLLVVSSFGIVFFFLLFIFDVSSFSVYPTVSSIQFSFSYLVLVFGVLVVVTLPILFSPLKRMIEYDSI from the coding sequence ATGCAGTCTCTATTCTGTGATAAAAAAACACCGATTCATCGTCTTCATTCGTTATGTAAGCTTTTGTGGGTGTGTGGTGTGTTTCTAGGGAGTTTGGTTCTTAATGATCCGGTTCTTTTGTTGGTATTATTTTTATCGACGATTCCTTTTTTTGTTGTCGGTCAGATTGTCCATGAGTGGTTTGTTTTTCTGCAGTTTGCATTGTATTTTTCATTGCTTATTTTTCTGATCAATAGTTTGGTAAGTCAGCATGGATCAACCATACTATTTCAGAGCCCTTGGTCTTCGTATTCCTTTTCCATCACTTTGGAATCAGTTGTTTTTAGTGTAATGATGTGTCTTCGGTTGTTTGCTACCATCTCGGCTTTTGCTCTTCTGACGTTGACGGTTGATTCTGATTCGTTGTTGAATACGTTCAGACTGCTTCGTTTTCCCGAGAAAACGGTGTTTACCACGTCCCTTTCCTTACGGTTTATGCCGTTGCTTTTTCATGATCTTGAGTTGTTGCAACAATCCCTGCAAACACGAGGGTATTCATTACAACATTCGAAAAGGTTTTTCACTCGGATTCGGCGGCAGATGATCCTTGTGATTCCACTGCTTACAAATGCTCTTGATCGAGCAATACAATCAGCTGAAGCTATGGAAGCTCGTGGGTTCGGATCCTCGGGAAAAAAAACAGTGTTTAACAAGAAGAAGATAACGACGGTTGATGTTTTTCTTCTGGTGGTATCTAGTTTTGGAATCGTTTTTTTCTTTCTTCTTTTCATTTTTGATGTTTCTTCGTTTTCGGTGTATCCAACGGTATCTTCAATTCAGTTTTCTTTTTCATATCTCGTACTTGTATTCGGGGTTCTTGTTGTTGTAACGTTACCGATTTTATTCTCTCCGTTGAAAAGGATGATTGAGTATGATTCGATTTGA
- a CDS encoding energy-coupling factor transporter ATPase produces MIRFDQVSFTYAGATSPALYDISIHISDGEFVLLTGVSGCGKSTLCRCLNGLVPHFYGGRIAGAVDVCGRNPFQVPPKEMAKVVGMVFQDPENQIVKTTVEQEIAFGLENQGIDPVLMVKRIEEVLDTIGIDHLRNRHIDSLSGGEKQKVALASVLVMHPKVVVLDEPTSELDPKGAEEVLQIVKRLNEEFGLTIVLVEHRLDRVVQCVDRVMIMQQGGIVYDGDPRRLVTRKDVLPMLCVPPVARVYQMLGEKKTTLQVPLTMKEARSVYAPFFINQVRTKQVHHVSHVLSQKQGTPVVDVRHVWFQYERGAVALQNVCFSLYPGEFVSILGRNASGKTTLAKLMMGLLKPSKGSVFVHGVDTKTCSVEDIAQHVGFVFQDPNMHLFADTVEEEIMFMMQNLGFSSEAMAESLENILHEFDLESCRTRYPRSLSTGEKQRVALASVLAARPQILILDEPTRGLDGQLKETLMMHLRRYREQGGSVLLISHDVELIAQYGERVVLMSEGSIIADGDKHVVLANSLHFSPQINRLVQSFSSSGVPSDVLTADELLEVIR; encoded by the coding sequence ATGATTCGATTTGACCAAGTCTCGTTTACCTATGCTGGCGCAACATCGCCTGCGTTGTATGATATTTCAATTCACATTTCTGATGGTGAGTTTGTATTGCTTACTGGGGTTTCAGGTTGTGGGAAATCAACGTTGTGTCGTTGTTTGAATGGTTTGGTCCCACATTTTTATGGCGGTCGAATTGCAGGTGCAGTTGATGTCTGTGGTCGTAATCCGTTTCAGGTGCCGCCGAAAGAAATGGCAAAGGTTGTTGGAATGGTTTTTCAGGATCCTGAGAATCAGATTGTGAAAACGACGGTTGAACAGGAGATTGCGTTTGGGTTGGAAAATCAAGGCATTGATCCGGTGTTGATGGTGAAACGTATTGAGGAGGTCTTGGATACCATCGGGATTGATCATCTCCGGAATCGTCACATCGATTCACTGTCAGGAGGTGAGAAACAAAAAGTTGCTCTTGCATCTGTTCTTGTCATGCATCCTAAGGTGGTTGTGTTAGATGAGCCGACGTCTGAACTTGATCCCAAAGGTGCTGAGGAGGTTCTTCAAATAGTCAAACGGTTGAATGAAGAATTTGGGTTAACTATCGTGTTAGTTGAGCATCGTCTTGATCGGGTGGTTCAGTGTGTTGATCGGGTTATGATTATGCAGCAGGGAGGCATTGTGTATGATGGTGATCCTCGGAGGTTGGTTACTCGGAAAGATGTGTTACCGATGCTGTGTGTTCCTCCAGTTGCTCGGGTATATCAGATGCTTGGGGAAAAAAAGACAACTCTGCAGGTTCCATTGACGATGAAAGAAGCCCGCTCAGTATATGCACCTTTTTTTATCAATCAAGTACGAACTAAGCAGGTGCATCATGTTTCTCACGTTCTGTCTCAGAAGCAGGGGACACCTGTTGTCGATGTTCGTCATGTATGGTTTCAGTATGAGAGGGGAGCGGTTGCATTGCAGAATGTATGTTTTTCATTGTATCCTGGTGAGTTTGTATCAATTCTTGGTCGGAATGCTTCCGGGAAGACAACCTTAGCGAAACTGATGATGGGTTTATTGAAACCATCGAAAGGATCTGTGTTCGTGCATGGTGTTGATACAAAAACATGTTCTGTTGAGGATATCGCTCAGCATGTCGGTTTTGTTTTTCAGGATCCAAATATGCATCTTTTTGCTGATACGGTTGAAGAAGAAATTATGTTTATGATGCAGAATCTTGGTTTTAGCTCAGAAGCGATGGCAGAGAGTCTTGAAAACATTCTTCATGAATTTGATCTTGAATCCTGTCGGACTCGGTATCCTCGATCGTTGAGCACTGGTGAGAAACAACGTGTTGCTCTCGCTTCTGTGCTCGCGGCACGCCCTCAGATTTTGATCCTTGATGAGCCGACTCGAGGTCTTGATGGTCAATTGAAAGAAACTCTGATGATGCATCTACGGCGGTATCGAGAACAAGGTGGTTCTGTTTTGTTGATTAGTCATGATGTTGAGTTGATTGCTCAGTATGGTGAACGTGTTGTATTGATGAGTGAGGGGAGCATTATTGCTGATGGT